A stretch of Acropora palmata chromosome 9, jaAcrPala1.3, whole genome shotgun sequence DNA encodes these proteins:
- the LOC141892864 gene encoding melanocyte-stimulating hormone receptor-like — MKTIDIDNRPFSVFIFSFNVLLAFTATLTNTLILIALHKVSSIHPPTKLLLRCLAISDFCVGVIAQPLFAAFLMGIASGNWPILEFTLNFLNFFFCGFSLTTAAAISVDRLLALLLGLRYRHTITLRRVRCLVVRLLLVVIAMSFVYSLSSRGIANSAGFVVVITSLFLSVFSYSKIFLKLRQHQAQVRRQHVGYEQARQANDGGIPMNIERYKKIVYSIAWVQLALVLCYFPMFIFLGLAMATHWYRKVSIFYVCASTVVYFNSTLNLILFCWKIREVREEVKTTVKQIRCFSS; from the coding sequence ATGAAAACTATTGatattgataatagaccattttctgTATTCATTTTTTCGTTCAACGTTTTACTTGCTTTTACCGCAACACTCACCAACACTCTGATCCTCATTGCGCTTCACAAAGTGTCGTCGATTCATCCTCCGACAAAACTTTTGCTCCGCTGCCTTGCTATAAGTGATTTTTGTGTTGGCGTTATTGCTCAGCCGCTTTTTGCTGCCTTTTTGATGGGAATCGCAAGCGGAAACTGGCCTATTCTTGAGTTCACTTTGAATTTCCTTAACTTCTTCTTCTGTGGATTTTCTCTCACAACAGCTGCTGCCATTAGCGTGGACAGGCTTCTGGCGCTGTTACTGGGATTGAGATACAGACACACAATAACTTTAAGAAGAGTTCGTTGCCTTGTTGTCCGCCTCTTGTTGGTCGTAATTGCAATGAGTTTTGTGTATTCCTTGTCTTCTCGGGGCATTGCCAACAGCGCGGGATTTGTTGTGGTCATAACCTCCTTGTTCCTCTCGGTCTTCTCTTACTCCAAAATCTTTCTCAAACTGCGGCAGCATCAAGCCCAAGTACGACGACAACATGTTGGCTATGAACAAGCACGACAAGCAAACGATGGAGGAATTCCAATGAACATTGAGCGATACAAAAAGATTGTTTACAGCATAGCCTGGGTTCAGTTAGCATTGGTCTTGTGCTATTTTccaatgttcatttttttggGACTGGCAATGGCAACTCATTGGTACAGGAAGGTATCAATTTTTTATGTATGTGCATCAACAGTTGTCTATTTCAATTCCACCCTAAACCTGATCCTTTTTTGTTGGAAAATACGTGAAGTCAGAGAAGAGGTAAAGACCACGGTGAAACAGATTCGTTGTTTCTCAAGTTAA
- the LOC141892855 gene encoding melanocyte-stimulating hormone receptor-like, translated as METFKPKIDFLWVNDQRPFFVFIFSFNIFLAFTATLGNTLILIALHKVSSIHPPTKFLLRCLAMSDFCVGVIVQPLFAAFLIGIASGNWRILKFTSAFVNFFFCGFSLTTASAISMDRLLALLMGLRYRHTVTLRRVRCLVVCLLLVVIITSFMFSLSSGGIASSAGFVVIIPSLFLSVFSHAKIFLKLRQHQAQVRRQHVPHEQANGGGIPMNIERYKKIVCTIAWVQLSLVLCYFPSFIFFVLGMATNSHGKGSISYVCASTVVYFNSTLNPILFCWKIREVRQAVKTTVKQIRCFSS; from the coding sequence ATGGAAACTTTTAAACCTAAGATCGATTTTCTCTGGGTGAATGATCAAAGACCATTctttgtattcattttttctttcaacatttttcttgctttcacCGCAACACTCGGCAACACTTTGATCCTGATTGCGCTTCACAAAGTGTCGTCGATTCATCCTCCGACAAAATTTTTGCTCCGCTGCCTGGCTATGAGTGATTTTTGTGTTGGCGTCATTGTTCAGCCGCTATTTGCTGCCTTTTTGATCGGAATCGCAAGTGGAAACTGGCGTATTCTTAAGTTCACTTCGGCTTTCGTTAACTTTTTCTTCTGTGGGTTTTCTCTCACAACAGCTTCTGCCATTAGCATGGACAGACTTCTCGCGCTGTTAATGGGATTGAGATACAGACACACAGTAACATTAAGACGAGTTCGTTGCCTTGTTGTCTGCCTCTTGTTGGTTGTAATTATAACGAGTTTTATGTTTTCCTTGTCCTCTGGCGGCATTGCCAGTAGCGCAGGATTTGTTGTGATCATACCTTCCTTGTTCCTTTCGGTCTTCTCTCACGCCAAAATCTTTCTCAAACTGCGACAGCATCAAGCCCAAGTACGACGACAACATGTTCCTCATGAACAAGCAAACGGCGGAGGAATTCCAATGAACATTGAGCGATACAAAAAGATTGTTTGCACCATAGCCTGGGTGCAGTTATCACTCGTCTTGTGCTATTTTCcgtcattcattttttttgtactgggaATGGCAACTAATTCGCACGGGAAAGGATCAATTTCTTACGTATGTGCATCAACAGTCGTCTATTTCAATTCCACCCTAAACCCGATCCTTTTTTGCTGGAAAATACGTGAAGTCAGACAAGCGGTAAAGACCACAGTGAAACAGATTCGTTGTTTCTCAAGTTAA
- the LOC141892865 gene encoding melanocortin receptor 4-like, with translation LGNLSTSGQLHWVIDQRPSFVLIFSLNIFLAFTATLGNTLILIALHKVSSIHPPTKFLLCCLAMSDFCVGVIVQPLFAALLMGLASRNWRIIYLTWSIFDFTFCGLSLTTATAISGDRLLALLLGLRYRHTVTLRRVRCLVVCFLLVSTVNAFTYALFSRDFARSVGFVAIITSLFFSVFFHVKIFLKLRQHQAQVRQHVGHEQANGGRIPMNIERYKKTVYTIAWVQLGLVFCYFPLFISLILATASNYRIGSIFHVCTTTVVYFNSTLNPILFCWKIREVRQVVKTTVLHICCFSS, from the coding sequence CTTGGAAACCTCTCAACTTCAGGTCAACTTCACTGGGTGATTGATCAAAGACCATCCTTTGTactgattttttctttgaacatttttcttgctttcacCGCAACACTCGGCAACACTCTTATCCTCATTGCGCTTCACAAAGTGTCGTCGATTCATCctccaacaaaatttttgctcTGCTGCCTGGCTATGAGTGATTTTTGTGTTGGTGTTATTGTTCAGCCGCTTTTTGCTGCCTTGTTGATGGGACTCGCAAGCAGAAACTGGCGTATTATTTACTTGACTTGGAGTATTTTTGACTTCACCTTCTGTGGACTTTCTCTCACAACCGCTACTGCCATTAGCGGGGACAGGCTTCTGGCGCTGTTACTGGGATTGAGATACAGACACACAGTAACTTTAAGACGAGTTCGTTGCCTTGTTGTCTGCTTCTTGCTAGTTTCAACCGTAAATGCTTTTACATACGCCTTGTTTTCTCGGGACTTTGCCAGGAGCGTAGGATTTGTTGCGATTATAACTTCCTTGTTCTTCTCGGTCTTCTTTCACGTCAAAATCTTCCTCAAACTGCGACAGCATCAAGCCCAAGTACGACAACATGTTGGACATGAACAAGCAAACGGCGGAAGAATTCCAATGAACATTGAGCGATACAAAAAGACTGTTTACACCATAGCTTGGGTGCAGTTAGGATTGGTGTTTTGCTATTTCCCattattcatttctttgataCTGGCAACGGCATCTAATTACAGGATAGGATCAATTTTTCACGTATGTACAACAACAGTCGTCTATTTCAATTCCACCCTAAACCCGATCCTTTTTTGTTGGAAAATACGTGAAGTTAGACAAGTGGTGAAGACCACAGTGTTACACAtttgttgtttctcaagtTAA